In the genome of Nonomuraea sp. NBC_00507, the window GCACGAGACTAAGCGGTGCCGCGGGGAGCGGCAGTGCTGGGGCTGTGGCGAGATTGGCCGGGGTCGCGGAAAGCGGCGGCGCTGGGACCGTTGCGAGGCAGGGCGGCAGTGCGGGCAGCGGCGGGGCTGGGGCTGGTACGAGGCGGGGCAGCGTTGGGACTGGCGCGAGACTGGGCGGCGTTGCGGGCAGCGGCGGCGCTGAGACGGGTGCGAGGCCGGGTGGCGCCGCGGGCAGCGGCAGCGTTGGGGCTGATGCGCGGCTGAGTGACGCTGGGACTGGCACGACGCTAGGCGGCATTGTCGGCGGCAGCGGCGCTGGGACTGGCGCGAGGCTAGGCGGCACTCCGGGCGGCAGCGGGGCTGGGGCGAGGCTGGGCGGCACTCCAGGCGGCAGCGGGGCTGGGGCGAGGCTGGGCGGTGCCGCGGGCAGCGGGGGAGCCGGGACTCGTACTGGGATCGGTCGTGGTGTGGAGCGTGGTGGGCCCGGGGTGGGCAAGAAGCGTGGCGGGTCGGCCGCGGGCAGGGTGCGGGCCAAGGCGGCGTCGGGGGTCGGGCCGGGAACGGCTGGGTCGCGTCGCCGGCGGGGAGGCGGCGCGAAGGGCGCTGATCGCCGGTGGAAGCGCAGGGCCGGTGTGCGGCGTGATCGTCGCGCGGCGTCGCGGCTTGAGCGTCGCGCCGCGCCGCCGGTGCGGCTGACGCGCCGAGGGCGGGCCGTGCTGGTGGTGGCGGTTGCGTTACTGTCCCTGGGCGGGTTCTGGCTCGGCACACGTGCCGTCAGCCATGCGGCGGTGAAGGTCGTCGTTCCCAGCACGGCCGGGCTGCCGTGGGTGGAGGTGCGCCAGGGGGACACGCTCTGGGCCATCGCCGACGTGCTCTCCGGAGGCGAGGATCCCGGAGCCGTGGTCGCGGAGATCAAGCGCCTGAACGGGCTCCCCGACTCGATCATCCATCCCGGCACGCGCCTCTATGTCCCGAGGGACATCGCCGGAGTGGTGCGCTGATCGGCTATGTCCCGAGGGACATCGCCGGAGTGGTGCGCTGATCGGCGCGGATCCCGACGACGTCGTGGGAGTGACGACGTCATGGGGGCTACGACGTCGTGCGAGTGGCAACGTCGAGGGTGTCGTCTCGTGAGGTGACAACGCCCAAGGAGGGCGGCGTGGAGACGCTGCGGCGCGGTGTCTGAGGGATGGATCGAACAGCAAGTGGCCTGCGGTAGCGTTGTGAGGTTTGTTCACGCCCGTGACCGTTAGCAATACATGTGACACGGCCGCGCCTCCATCCTGCCATCCGGGAAGGCCGACACGCCCGAGGCTCCAGATGACCGTGGGCTGATCAGCGACTTCAGCCGGATGGGCCCGCCCAACTTGCGTTCATGGTCGCGCGCTTCTACGGTTGGACCACAACATCTAGTAGTTACACCGATGTAGTTCACCACACCTTGTGTTTCCGTGACCGCTCCATGGCCAGCCGTGGAGTGTGCGTGAGCGTCCCGTCACAACCCTTTTGCGTGTGTGGTGGCCGCAGGTCGAGGAGGCGAAGCGTGCACTGTCCGTTCTGTCGCCACCCTGACACCAGGGTCATCGACAGCCGCTCGACGGACGACGGCGCGGCCATCAGGCGCCGGCGCACCTGTCCGGAGTGCGGGCGCCGGTTCACCACGCAGGAGACCGTGCTGCTCATGGTGAGCAAGCGCAGTGGAGTGACGGAGCCGTTCTCGCGGGACAAGGTCGTCGCGGGCGTACGGCGGGCCTGCCAGGGAAGACCGGTCAGCGAGGACTCACTGGCGCAGCTCGGGCAGCGGGTGGAAGAGGCCATCAGGGCCAAGGGCGCGGCCGAGCTTCCCTCCAACGAGGTGGGCCTGGCGATCCTGGGCCCGCTGCGGGAGCTCGACGAGGTGGCCTACCTGCGTTTCGCATCGGTGTATCGCGGTTTCGAGAGCCTGGCGGACTTCGAGGCCGAGATCAAACAGTTGAAGGTGGAGAAGGGGGAGTCATGACGGAGACGGCCAGCGGTTCAGTAGCGCGCGGGGGCAAGCGTCCGCGTAAGGGGCTGAAGATGAAGCGGATCTTCACCAAGCCCGGCGTGCACCCGTATGACGAGATCCAGTGGGAACGCCGCGATGTCGTCATGACCAACTGGCGCGACGGCTCGGTCAACTTCGAGCAGCGGGGCGTCGAGTTCCCCGAGTCCTGGTCGGTCAATGCGGCCAACATCGTGACGACCAAATACTTCCGGGGCGCCGTGGGCACCCCGCAGCGTGAGTGGAGTCTGAAGCAGCTGATCGACAGGGTCGTCGGCGTCTACACGCGCACCGGGATCGAGCACGGCTATTTCGCCAGTGACGAGGACGCCGAGATCTTCGATCACGAGCTGAAGCACGCGCTGGCGCACCAGGTGTTCGCGTTCAACTCGCCGGTGTGGTTCAACGTGGGCACCCAGTCACCCCAGCAAGTAAGCGCTTGTTTCATCCTCTCCGTGGACGACCAGATGGAGTCGATCCTGGAGTGGTACAAGGAAGAGGGTGTGATCTTCAAGGGCGGCTCGGGGTCGGGGGTCAACCTGTCCCGGATCCGTTCCTCGAAGGAGTTGCTG includes:
- the nrdR gene encoding transcriptional regulator NrdR; translation: MHCPFCRHPDTRVIDSRSTDDGAAIRRRRTCPECGRRFTTQETVLLMVSKRSGVTEPFSRDKVVAGVRRACQGRPVSEDSLAQLGQRVEEAIRAKGAAELPSNEVGLAILGPLRELDEVAYLRFASVYRGFESLADFEAEIKQLKVEKGES
- a CDS encoding LysM peptidoglycan-binding domain-containing protein, which codes for MGKKRGGSAAGRVRAKAASGVGPGTAGSRRRRGGGAKGADRRWKRRAGVRRDRRAASRLERRAAPPVRLTRRGRAVLVVAVALLSLGGFWLGTRAVSHAAVKVVVPSTAGLPWVEVRQGDTLWAIADVLSGGEDPGAVVAEIKRLNGLPDSIIHPGTRLYVPRDIAGVVR